In Syntrophomonas wolfei subsp. wolfei str. Goettingen G311, a single window of DNA contains:
- the fliM gene encoding flagellar motor switch protein FliM has product MSEVLSQSEIDALLSALSDGSVDADLLKEEELKSKVKVYDFRRPNKFSKDQIHTLQVIYENYARTLGTYLSGQLRVPLQVELLSVEQLTYEEFIRSIPNPTILNIFSLYPLHGSAIMEINPNLGFAFLDRLLGGPGYAPSKARALTEIEQTVIERLSQRMLDYLEEPWGSIIQIEPSLERVETNPQFTQLVQPTEIMIIVSLETRMGDVMGMINICIPFLVLEPILDKLNVHYYYSTAAQERSPANIAAIRTKLENTTIPIKVVMGKTVITVRDLLALSVGDVIPLNRNISQELDIVIGNRAKFLGKPGVFANRMAIQVTGIVEEESE; this is encoded by the coding sequence ATGAGTGAGGTCTTATCTCAATCGGAAATAGATGCCTTGTTATCGGCTTTGAGCGATGGTTCGGTTGATGCTGACCTGCTTAAAGAAGAAGAGCTGAAGAGCAAGGTTAAGGTTTATGATTTTCGCAGGCCCAACAAGTTCTCCAAGGATCAGATACATACCCTGCAAGTTATATATGAAAACTATGCTCGCACTTTAGGGACTTATCTTTCCGGGCAGTTGCGCGTTCCCTTGCAGGTGGAATTATTGTCGGTGGAACAACTGACCTATGAGGAGTTTATTCGTTCCATACCTAACCCAACCATACTCAATATTTTCTCTCTTTATCCCCTGCATGGCAGTGCTATAATGGAAATTAATCCTAACCTGGGATTTGCTTTTTTAGACCGGCTCCTGGGAGGACCGGGCTATGCTCCCAGCAAGGCTCGAGCTCTTACGGAAATTGAACAGACGGTGATTGAGCGCTTATCTCAGCGGATGCTGGATTACCTGGAAGAGCCCTGGGGGAGCATTATTCAGATTGAGCCTTCCCTGGAACGGGTGGAGACCAACCCCCAGTTTACTCAGCTGGTTCAACCTACGGAAATTATGATAATTGTTTCCCTGGAGACCCGAATGGGTGATGTGATGGGGATGATAAATATCTGTATACCTTTCCTGGTTTTGGAGCCTATCCTGGATAAATTAAATGTACACTATTATTATTCGACCGCCGCCCAGGAGAGGTCGCCGGCCAATATTGCGGCTATAAGAACCAAGTTGGAAAATACCACTATTCCCATCAAGGTAGTTATGGGTAAAACAGTGATAACGGTGAGAGATTTGCTGGCTTTGTCGGTGGGAGATGTCATACCCCTGAATCGGAATATCAGTCAGGAGTTAGATATTGTTATAGGCAATAGAGCCAAATTTCTTGGGAAGCCTGGAGTTTTTGCCAACCGGATGGCAATACAGGTTACCGGGATTGTAGAGGAGGAAAGCGAATGA
- the flhB gene encoding flagellar biosynthesis protein FlhB, whose product MEEQYRYFLMDLQLFADDGMGEKTEKATPRRREEARKKGQVFKSTDLNSAIILIAGSVASFMAFPYMVNNLKSFTTLYLLQRTQQDFSNDYIYFMLLEVLIIMGKMIFPIFLTTFIVALLITYLQVGFVFSGESLTPKLERLNPVEGFKRIFSKRALVELGKSLLKVIVTGYIVYSVMRKHYILFPRFIDMELIAGLQVLSSIVFEMAMKVGLVFIIIGIADYIFQWYEHEKSLKMSKYEIKQEYKQTEGDPQLKSRQRRIQRDIAMQRMMAEVPKADVVITNPTHFAVVLKYEASKMEAPVVVARGKDFMALKIKEIARMHGVVIVENPVLARTLYYNTEIGDLVPEELYQAVAEVLAFVYKQKKRVV is encoded by the coding sequence ATGGAGGAACAATACCGGTATTTCCTCATGGACCTGCAGCTTTTTGCGGATGATGGCATGGGGGAGAAAACAGAAAAGGCTACACCACGTCGGCGGGAAGAAGCCCGGAAAAAAGGCCAGGTATTCAAGAGTACCGACCTTAACTCAGCCATTATTCTTATCGCTGGCTCCGTGGCCAGTTTTATGGCCTTTCCCTATATGGTTAATAATCTAAAGTCCTTCACAACTTTATACCTGTTGCAGAGAACCCAGCAGGATTTTTCCAATGATTATATATATTTCATGTTGCTCGAGGTCTTAATTATAATGGGAAAAATGATTTTTCCCATATTTTTGACTACTTTCATAGTAGCCCTGCTGATTACCTATTTGCAGGTGGGATTCGTCTTTAGCGGGGAAAGCCTGACCCCCAAGCTGGAAAGGCTTAACCCGGTGGAAGGATTTAAAAGGATCTTTTCCAAGCGAGCTCTGGTGGAGTTGGGCAAATCCTTGCTCAAGGTAATAGTGACCGGATATATAGTATATTCGGTAATGAGAAAACATTATATCCTTTTCCCTCGTTTTATTGACATGGAGCTCATTGCCGGCTTGCAGGTCTTAAGCAGTATTGTTTTCGAGATGGCGATGAAAGTGGGATTGGTCTTTATCATTATAGGGATAGCAGATTATATATTTCAATGGTATGAGCATGAAAAGTCGCTAAAGATGAGCAAATATGAGATTAAGCAGGAATACAAACAGACAGAAGGAGACCCGCAGCTGAAATCACGGCAGAGACGAATTCAAAGGGATATAGCCATGCAGAGGATGATGGCTGAAGTTCCTAAGGCTGATGTAGTTATAACTAATCCGACTCATTTTGCAGTAGTATTAAAGTATGAGGCTTCAAAGATGGAAGCTCCGGTGGTGGTAGCCCGGGGTAAGGATTTCATGGCTCTAAAAATAAAAGAGATTGCCCGAATGCATGGGGTAGTAATAGTTGAGAATCCTGTTCTGGCCAGGACGCTTTATTACAACACGGAAATCGGCGACCTGGTGCCAGAGGAACTCTACCAGGCCGTGGCCGAAGTCCTGGCTTTCGTCTACAAGCAGAAGAAAAGAGTAGTGTAA
- a CDS encoding flagellar basal body-associated FliL family protein, whose amino-acid sequence MADEKDSEVKPRLDINIDMKLIIIGLLVFVVAVGGSYFLMKSLMAPLMPKQEGAGKLMTGNLVEVGEFTTNINDVNGQRFLKVKVTVEVSTDDKKAQEKITQYMPVIKDSILTIISSKTVADLDVRNRNNLKAEIKNDLNAKIGANTVLNVYFTDFIMQ is encoded by the coding sequence TTGGCTGACGAAAAAGATAGCGAAGTGAAGCCCAGGTTGGATATCAATATCGACATGAAGCTGATTATTATCGGTTTACTGGTATTCGTGGTAGCAGTGGGAGGTTCATATTTTCTTATGAAGAGCCTCATGGCACCGTTGATGCCCAAGCAAGAAGGCGCGGGAAAACTGATGACTGGGAATCTGGTAGAGGTAGGGGAATTTACCACCAATATCAATGATGTTAATGGACAAAGGTTTTTAAAGGTGAAGGTCACAGTGGAAGTCAGCACGGATGACAAAAAAGCCCAGGAGAAGATTACCCAGTATATGCCGGTGATAAAAGACAGTATCCTTACTATTATATCTTCCAAAACGGTGGCTGACCTAGATGTTAGGAATAGAAACAACCTGAAGGCGGAGATAAAAAACGATTTGAATGCCAAGATTGGTGCTAACACGGTTTTGAATGTATATTTTACCGACTTTATTATGCAATAA
- the fliR gene encoding flagellar biosynthetic protein FliR, protein MPYALESFFFLLARLSGLFITAPIFSSRMMPGRVRALIVIMLAATLAYFVPVEYSRNINTPGLFIAALAVEIFIGYTIGFVIYAVLATIQLSGQLMDMLMGFSIVNVVDPQSGTQIPLMGNFTQALALLTYLAIDGHHYLLQALAQSYAIVPVMSAHLPGGFLELLVEVGTYIFVVAVKIAAPMLVAILTSDVAMGFIARTVPQMNVFLVGLPLKIFLGLITLLLLLPIYLWVYNVLFAEFFGYLDRIILFMG, encoded by the coding sequence ATGCCCTATGCTTTGGAAAGCTTTTTCTTTTTGCTGGCCCGCCTGTCCGGACTTTTTATCACTGCTCCCATATTCAGCAGCAGGATGATGCCGGGGCGGGTTAGAGCTTTAATTGTTATAATGTTGGCGGCTACCCTGGCCTATTTTGTACCGGTGGAATATAGCCGGAATATCAATACGCCCGGTTTGTTCATAGCGGCTCTGGCGGTGGAGATCTTTATCGGTTATACCATTGGCTTTGTTATTTATGCGGTTTTAGCCACCATACAACTGTCCGGGCAGCTAATGGATATGCTGATGGGGTTTTCCATTGTAAATGTGGTTGACCCGCAGTCAGGGACCCAAATCCCCTTAATGGGCAACTTTACCCAAGCCCTGGCTTTATTGACTTACCTGGCTATTGATGGTCATCATTATCTTCTGCAGGCATTAGCCCAGAGCTATGCCATAGTTCCGGTTATGAGTGCCCATTTGCCGGGCGGTTTTTTGGAACTGCTGGTGGAAGTAGGGACTTATATCTTTGTGGTTGCGGTAAAGATTGCGGCGCCCATGCTGGTCGCCATTTTGACCAGTGATGTGGCTATGGGTTTTATAGCCAGAACCGTACCGCAGATGAATGTATTTCTGGTGGGGCTGCCCCTAAAAATATTTTTGGGCTTGATCACCCTGCTTCTTCTTTTACCCATTTATCTCTGGGTATACAATGTTCTTTTTGCCGAGTTTTTCGGCTATCTGGATCGAATTATTCTTTTTATGGGGTAA
- a CDS encoding flagellar biosynthetic protein FliO: protein MIAWRKRIFPLAILALLVMAMLAGNVGAIDNMSDLNQELDKEPPSNDRSSSLWLDFLKLIVVLGLIIAAAWSVIRIFGKQVNQKMQGSWLHVVDEVIMGQNRGIVLCEIGEKLYAIGVTDHSISFLFEVDNPKLREEISQIDISPGEKPTGAGLSELKKKLSAFGFKKSKPDRKDFSLLMGEQVRRLEQLSYKSMEEKRLGSKRSDENKD from the coding sequence ATGATTGCCTGGCGTAAAAGGATTTTCCCTCTGGCAATCCTGGCCTTGCTTGTAATGGCTATGCTGGCTGGGAATGTTGGGGCCATTGATAATATGAGTGATTTGAACCAGGAACTGGACAAAGAACCCCCCAGTAACGATCGCTCCTCCAGCCTGTGGTTGGATTTCCTTAAACTTATTGTGGTGTTGGGACTGATTATTGCTGCTGCCTGGTCGGTGATCCGCATATTCGGAAAACAGGTTAATCAAAAAATGCAAGGAAGCTGGTTACACGTGGTTGACGAGGTGATTATGGGTCAAAACCGGGGCATAGTCTTATGTGAAATTGGTGAAAAGCTGTATGCTATTGGAGTTACTGATCATAGCATTTCTTTTCTTTTCGAGGTAGACAACCCTAAACTCCGTGAAGAGATTAGTCAGATAGATATTTCGCCCGGAGAAAAGCCGACCGGGGCTGGTTTATCGGAGCTCAAAAAGAAACTAAGTGCTTTTGGATTCAAGAAATCCAAACCGGATCGGAAAGATTTCAGCCTGCTTATGGGTGAACAGGTCAGGCGATTAGAACAGCTTTCATATAAGAGTATGGAGGAAAAAAGGCTTGGCAGCAAAAGAAGTGATGAAAACAAAGACTAA
- the fliY gene encoding flagellar motor switch phosphatase FliY produces MNDGILSQEEIDALLTGSSPVTDTIGSSSDPVSTSSINLSDFEKDTLGEVGNISMGTAATTLSTLLRKKVSITTPDVSVTNPEELQLLYPLPFLVVEVSYTQGVTGTNVLVIKEEDAAIIADLMMGGDGLSAEGKNLGDLELSAVGEAMNQMMGSATTSLSSMFNQRIDIAPPQLTVIDMGKEFLQLSTSFDDVVKIKFKMEIENLINSEIMQIIPMEAVENIMSILLGSTAEESSAEAVMEEPLVGMPLPETKAAAVAAPRQAETAISPPPQEPIYGQAFVQSPREMSNRPQFAVQPVQFAPLQESNMLHSPQNLDLIMDVPLDVSVELGKTKKTIGEILELNQGAIIQLDKLAGEPVDLLVNGKLIAKGEVVVIDENYGIRITTIISPIDRMNKLQ; encoded by the coding sequence ATGAATGATGGAATCCTATCTCAGGAAGAAATAGATGCCCTGTTGACGGGAAGTTCTCCAGTTACTGATACTATCGGCAGCAGTAGCGACCCTGTCTCCACTTCTTCCATAAATCTAAGTGATTTTGAAAAGGATACCCTGGGAGAAGTAGGCAATATCAGTATGGGAACTGCTGCTACCACACTGTCTACCCTGCTGCGCAAGAAAGTATCCATTACAACCCCTGATGTATCAGTTACCAATCCGGAAGAATTACAATTGCTTTATCCTTTGCCTTTTCTGGTAGTAGAGGTCAGTTATACGCAGGGAGTGACGGGAACCAATGTCCTGGTCATCAAGGAGGAAGATGCTGCCATAATAGCCGATCTGATGATGGGAGGAGATGGTCTATCTGCCGAAGGAAAAAACTTGGGAGACCTGGAATTGAGTGCAGTGGGGGAAGCCATGAATCAGATGATGGGTTCGGCCACCACCAGCCTATCTTCTATGTTTAACCAGAGGATTGATATTGCGCCACCGCAATTGACCGTCATAGATATGGGAAAAGAGTTCCTACAGTTGTCGACCAGTTTTGATGATGTGGTTAAAATAAAATTCAAAATGGAGATTGAGAATCTGATCAACAGTGAAATCATGCAGATCATTCCCATGGAGGCAGTGGAGAACATAATGTCCATACTTTTGGGGAGTACGGCTGAGGAATCCAGCGCCGAAGCGGTAATGGAAGAACCTCTTGTCGGTATGCCTCTACCGGAAACAAAAGCAGCGGCAGTTGCTGCCCCCCGCCAGGCGGAAACCGCAATTTCGCCGCCACCACAAGAACCGATTTATGGCCAGGCTTTTGTACAAAGTCCCCGGGAAATGAGTAATCGGCCACAATTTGCTGTTCAGCCGGTTCAATTTGCTCCCCTGCAGGAGAGCAATATGCTCCATAGCCCTCAGAATCTCGATCTCATTATGGATGTTCCTCTGGACGTATCGGTAGAATTGGGAAAGACCAAAAAAACTATAGGAGAGATATTGGAGTTGAATCAGGGTGCCATAATTCAGTTGGATAAATTAGCTGGAGAACCGGTTGATTTACTGGTTAACGGCAAGCTCATTGCCAAGGGAGAGGTTGTCGTAATCGATGAAAACTACGGTATTCGCATTACCACCATAATAAGTCCGATAGACCGTATGAATAAGTTACAATAA
- a CDS encoding response regulator, protein MGKRVLIVDDAAFMRMMIKDILSKNGYTVVGEAENGNVAIEKYKELKPDLVTMDITMPEMDGIAAVKEIKAVDPAARIIMCSAMGQQAMVIDAIQAGAKDFIVKPFQPERVIEAVSKALV, encoded by the coding sequence ATGGGGAAAAGAGTATTGATTGTTGATGATGCTGCTTTTATGAGGATGATGATAAAAGATATATTAAGTAAAAACGGCTATACTGTTGTGGGGGAGGCGGAAAACGGTAATGTAGCTATAGAAAAATACAAAGAACTGAAACCGGATCTGGTAACAATGGATATAACCATGCCGGAGATGGATGGTATAGCTGCGGTTAAAGAGATAAAAGCAGTAGACCCCGCAGCTCGTATCATAATGTGCAGTGCCATGGGCCAGCAAGCTATGGTAATCGATGCCATACAGGCCGGGGCCAAAGATTTTATTGTAAAACCTTTTCAACCGGAAAGAGTGATTGAAGCAGTAAGCAAGGCACTGGTCTAA
- a CDS encoding flagellar hook capping FlgD N-terminal domain-containing protein → MDSSQVKWETVPWLSNEPQSSKSSKEINKGLDKEAFLKLLLTELKYQDPIEPVKDKEFISQMANFSSLEQMTNLNSSFNKLSATLNSGILPGLVMQQSSTMVGREVFYTDPDSGASSNGIISSVVFREGIPYYVIDDKEITMNNISRLGAINVGYSDALLEQILATLLNMQNSMSSGEDD, encoded by the coding sequence ATGGACAGCAGCCAGGTTAAGTGGGAAACAGTTCCCTGGCTGAGCAACGAACCCCAGAGCAGCAAAAGCAGCAAAGAAATAAATAAGGGTCTGGATAAAGAGGCTTTTTTAAAACTACTCTTAACCGAGCTCAAATACCAGGATCCGATAGAGCCGGTCAAAGACAAGGAATTTATTTCTCAGATGGCTAATTTCAGTTCCCTGGAGCAGATGACCAATCTGAACAGCAGTTTTAACAAGCTTTCCGCCACCCTCAACAGCGGAATCTTGCCGGGTCTGGTAATGCAGCAGAGCAGTACCATGGTGGGAAGGGAAGTTTTTTATACTGATCCCGATTCGGGTGCATCCAGTAACGGTATAATTTCATCGGTAGTTTTTCGCGAGGGAATACCGTATTATGTCATAGACGACAAAGAGATTACCATGAACAATATTAGCAGACTGGGAGCAATAAATGTGGGGTACAGTGATGCCCTTTTGGAGCAGATTCTGGCCACTCTGCTCAACATGCAGAATTCCATGTCTTCCGGAGAGGATGATTAA
- a CDS encoding flagellar hook protein FlgE — protein MMRSMYSGVSGLRNHQTRMDVIGNNIANINTAGYKKSRVVFQDTLYQTMRGATRPDSSGSRGGTNPMGIGLGMSVSSIDQIHTGAPTTATNKLLDMGIDGDGYFMIRHGQQKYFTRAGNFELDTKGNLVHTANGYYVQGWVTKIDPVTGQWNLDCSREVETVDISGLLACDPQATKEMSFSGNLDAEIPFKQVDPEDESIYPGTQESIITSMDVWDSLGKKETVYFRFFKYEVDAGPPRLSNWAVDISLNNPLFENAKDYDSTSDFATVDLSVDPPTEETLTTGETEIVRLFNLQFDDNGKVVLAGTPDDPEPKTVDLIIDRASEAAEDIEFKIDFSAMTQFAGNSVTEIAQNGYGMGSLSSYTVGIDGVIRGSYDNGETRDLARVALARFQNPAGLTQLGGTMFQKSVNSGEAVVSPPTESGMGKIVPSSLEMSNVDLSEEFTDMIVTQRGFQANSRIITTSDEMIQELVNLKR, from the coding sequence ATGATGCGTTCCATGTATTCTGGGGTTTCGGGATTAAGAAACCATCAAACCAGAATGGATGTAATCGGCAATAATATTGCCAATATAAATACAGCTGGCTACAAAAAGAGCCGGGTGGTTTTTCAGGATACCCTCTACCAGACGATGAGAGGTGCTACTCGCCCTGATAGTTCCGGTAGTCGAGGAGGTACCAATCCTATGGGTATTGGCCTGGGGATGTCGGTAAGCAGTATTGACCAGATTCATACCGGGGCACCAACCACAGCTACCAATAAACTTTTGGATATGGGAATCGATGGCGACGGTTATTTTATGATTCGCCATGGTCAACAGAAATATTTCACCCGAGCAGGAAATTTTGAACTTGATACCAAGGGCAATCTGGTCCACACTGCCAATGGATACTATGTGCAGGGCTGGGTTACCAAAATCGACCCTGTAACGGGGCAATGGAATCTGGATTGTTCCCGAGAAGTAGAGACAGTCGACATAAGTGGTTTACTGGCCTGTGATCCTCAAGCTACCAAAGAAATGAGCTTTAGTGGTAATTTAGATGCGGAAATTCCCTTTAAGCAAGTAGACCCGGAAGATGAGAGCATTTACCCGGGCACCCAGGAGTCGATTATTACCTCCATGGATGTCTGGGATTCGCTGGGGAAAAAGGAAACGGTTTATTTCCGCTTTTTTAAGTACGAGGTTGATGCAGGCCCCCCCAGACTTTCCAACTGGGCTGTTGACATATCGCTAAATAATCCTTTGTTTGAAAATGCTAAAGACTACGATTCTACATCAGATTTCGCTACTGTAGACTTATCTGTAGATCCACCAACAGAAGAAACCTTGACCACTGGCGAAACGGAGATTGTCCGCTTGTTCAATCTACAATTTGATGATAACGGGAAGGTGGTTTTAGCGGGGACTCCTGATGATCCCGAACCCAAAACCGTTGATTTAATAATTGATCGTGCTTCCGAGGCAGCTGAGGATATTGAGTTTAAAATCGATTTTTCTGCCATGACCCAATTCGCGGGCAATTCGGTTACCGAGATCGCTCAGAATGGTTACGGTATGGGTAGCCTGAGCAGTTATACCGTAGGTATTGACGGTGTCATCAGAGGTTCCTATGATAATGGTGAAACCAGAGATCTGGCCCGGGTGGCTCTGGCTCGTTTCCAGAACCCCGCGGGTTTAACGCAATTAGGAGGAACCATGTTTCAGAAATCAGTTAACTCGGGAGAAGCAGTGGTTAGTCCCCCCACCGAGTCGGGTATGGGAAAGATAGTTCCCAGCAGTCTGGAAATGTCCAATGTTGACTTATCGGAAGAGTTTACCGACATGATTGTTACCCAGCGGGGCTTCCAGGCTAATTCCCGCATTATTACCACCTCCGACGAGATGATTCAGGAACTGGTTAATCTCAAACGTTAA
- the fliP gene encoding flagellar type III secretion system pore protein FliP (The bacterial flagellar biogenesis protein FliP forms a type III secretion system (T3SS)-type pore required for flagellar assembly.), translating to MKTKTNIWGLSYAKILFLLFLLLLVFPGTVAAEPLQLPNLNLQIGGGAGEPQDLSVALQLIILITVLTLAPAILIMLTSFTRIMVVLAFIRTSLATQQMPPNQLLIGMALFLTFFVMAPTFQEVNSQALQPYFKGKITQEQAFEKGMNPLRSFMFKQTREKDLALFVKMSKMERPHNFKDIPNYVLIPSFVISELKTAFQIGFIIFIPFLIIDMVVASALMSMGMMMLPPMMISLPFKILLFVLVDGWNLVIQSLILSFK from the coding sequence ATGAAAACAAAGACTAATATATGGGGCTTATCCTATGCCAAAATACTATTTCTGCTTTTCTTGCTTCTGCTGGTTTTTCCCGGCACAGTGGCCGCAGAACCATTGCAGTTACCTAATCTGAACCTGCAAATTGGTGGAGGGGCAGGTGAGCCCCAAGACTTGTCCGTAGCCTTGCAGCTAATAATACTTATTACCGTCCTTACCCTGGCTCCTGCCATATTGATTATGCTAACCTCTTTTACCCGGATCATGGTAGTACTGGCCTTTATTCGAACTTCACTGGCCACCCAGCAGATGCCCCCCAACCAACTCTTGATTGGTATGGCTCTTTTTCTTACTTTTTTTGTCATGGCCCCAACATTTCAAGAAGTAAATTCACAGGCTTTGCAGCCTTATTTTAAGGGAAAAATCACCCAGGAGCAAGCCTTTGAAAAAGGGATGAATCCCTTGCGAAGTTTTATGTTTAAACAAACCCGGGAAAAAGATCTGGCTCTTTTTGTGAAAATGTCCAAGATGGAAAGGCCGCATAATTTTAAAGACATTCCCAACTATGTTTTGATTCCTTCTTTCGTAATCAGCGAATTGAAGACGGCTTTCCAGATAGGCTTTATTATCTTTATTCCTTTTCTGATAATTGATATGGTGGTGGCCAGCGCCTTGATGTCCATGGGCATGATGATGCTGCCTCCGATGATGATTTCACTGCCCTTTAAGATACTGCTCTTTGTTCTGGTTGATGGCTGGAACCTGGTTATACAATCCTTGATACTGAGTTTTAAATAA
- a CDS encoding flagellar FlbD family protein, with translation MFSERNLIIMIYLTRLNGEKIVVNIDMIELMEETPDTVVTLNTGKKFVVRERIWQIREEIIRFRKQSFTNLKK, from the coding sequence GTGTTTAGCGAAAGGAACCTTATAATTATGATTTACCTGACCCGTTTAAACGGTGAGAAAATTGTGGTAAATATCGACATGATTGAACTCATGGAAGAGACCCCGGACACAGTGGTTACTCTCAATACTGGGAAAAAATTTGTTGTAAGAGAGAGGATATGGCAAATCCGGGAAGAAATAATTAGATTCAGGAAACAATCGTTTACCAACTTGAAAAAGTAG
- a CDS encoding TIGR02530 family flagellar biosynthesis protein, producing the protein MIKLTGKIYFPPSTLIQPAPSKQDKAVKPPVGGSFNQVLTQKLAGDLKFSQHARERLKSRNIELSSTDMNNIQNAVNKAREKGARDSLILMPDLALVVSIKNNTVITAVDGQHLKENIFTNIDSAVIV; encoded by the coding sequence ATGATTAAATTGACGGGAAAGATTTATTTTCCTCCATCAACACTAATACAACCAGCACCAAGCAAACAGGATAAAGCGGTAAAGCCACCGGTGGGAGGTAGCTTTAACCAGGTTTTGACTCAGAAACTGGCTGGTGATTTGAAGTTTTCCCAGCATGCGCGAGAAAGGTTAAAGTCCCGTAACATAGAACTCAGCAGTACGGATATGAACAATATCCAGAATGCGGTAAACAAGGCCAGGGAAAAAGGCGCCCGTGATTCCCTTATTCTGATGCCGGATCTGGCTTTGGTAGTAAGCATCAAGAACAATACCGTAATTACCGCTGTGGACGGGCAGCATCTAAAAGAAAATATATTTACCAATATTGACAGTGCCGTAATAGTTTAA
- the fliQ gene encoding flagellar biosynthesis protein FliQ — protein MYENIILGIANEALIVVLLLSAPVLGAALITGLLISILQATTQLQEMTLTFVPKIIVVFLVIIIFGPWMLNVITAFTHDLFLAIPSFVTI, from the coding sequence TTGTACGAGAATATAATTCTGGGAATAGCCAATGAAGCTTTAATAGTGGTTTTGCTGCTTTCCGCTCCGGTTCTGGGGGCTGCTTTGATTACCGGTTTGCTTATAAGTATTCTACAGGCCACTACTCAACTGCAGGAGATGACCTTGACCTTTGTGCCCAAAATAATTGTAGTTTTTTTGGTGATAATTATTTTCGGACCCTGGATGCTCAATGTAATTACTGCTTTTACTCATGACCTTTTTCTGGCTATCCCTAGTTTTGTTACGATATAA